AACTAATTGAAGAACCTAGAAAGAATCTCACTAGTTACAAAAGGTAACAGAACATAATTGAGAAATATAATTTGCAGCCTGAGCCTAAATCCTTTAATAGAGAGCATCAATACTAAGGAAAATTaagtgattctttaaaaataatgagctaTCATGCAAGgctaatatatagtatattaccaagtaaaaataaacaaaatttaaaaataattaagtaataTGTACAGAATGATCTCTTTTTTGTGAACACATTGATGAAGGGAAACaactatgtatttatgtatacttttgaatatatacctagaggcacaaaaaaagatgcaaaaaggACACTGACCAAACTGATTAACCTTGGTAATCTGTGGATAGAGAAGATATCACATTTATTCATAAATTTTGCATTACTTCAGTTGTTAAAACACgcatgcattatttttaatatctaaaatatgtaaattggaCAAGCATAAGGCAAATATAACCGTGGGCAATTCAGAAAATAGTGAGAATATTACtgattaaaatataagaaatgtgaTCAAAGCACTATTCATTGAAAGAAGATTCATAGATTTGAATATGttccttataaaaattatttaaataaattagataacaattgtagaaagaacaagaaaatcatcaaaaaatcagaaactttgaagcataaattcataaattttattatgaatagtcaattataatacaataaatagaatactagttttaaaagtatttaatgcATGAAATTTCGGCAAATTAAGTGTAgaatacttgttttttaaaagtgttttatgCATGAAATTTTGGCAAATTAAATAATGATAGAAAacattgataaatatattttgaagcataaaatagaaaaacttcagTGTTTAGAAATATAGAGACAGAATACATCCATTCcatcaatctgaaaaaaaatgtatatggaaaataaaaattatctaaaatgatGTAAGTATACAAAATCTGAACCAATTAACTAACATGGAAGAAAGTGAAACATGTATCAAGATTCTCAAAAAAGTTCTAAGTAAAGATGTTGTGTTGTTTTTCTGATATAATCATTTCTGTGCTAAATAAACTATTTAatcttatataaaataatggaaagcCAAGCAATTTGCTTTTGAATGGAGCACAATTAGGCTATCAGTAATTGGCAAAGTTAATAGACAGAGAGGagcgcatgtgcacacacacatacacatatctcCCTGCAACCATGTTTCCATAATAGTCTAATCTCAAGTATATTTAAATGAGAATACctgatttcatgaaaaaaaaaaaacaaactcagtcATTCATTAAGTGACTTATctgctgagaaaaaaattagagcTATTTCAGGAATGAAAAGACTGCTTAGCATTAGAAATTTTGttaatataatatgaatataagGACACCTCTATATCATGAAAAGTAGTAAGTTGAACTAAcagtaattaacattttaaagtggGAGCAAGCAATAAGTAAAAATGTCCAAGTATGATCCTGGGAACTCATTTCAGTTTGCTAAGCAATTAGTTGGCTGAGACCTAGAGCACCCCCTATTCCCAGGGAGAGGAAGTGTACTTTTACTCAGCTTCTCCAGGGATGGATGACTTCCCTCTATTGAGAGCAGGGCTACACACTTATCATGAACTTCAGTGTTTCCAAAGGCAGGGCAGCTAGCTTTCCCAGAGAACCTTGATATCCTAGTAGCACAACATTTTGTTTCTACAGTGATGAGTTCGTTCTCACAATTGACCCCCAACAAGGAAAAGTAGGAAACAGGAAGTGTCCCTCCACTTGACTGACCATGGCATGGCTCCTTGTGGAAAGATGGAAAAATCAGAATATACAGGCCTTCTCTTGCTACTCTTGCCATGTAAATCCTCCAATGAAACCTATTCCTTAATCTATTCCTTATGATACTGTGCATTTTACTCTGATCAATCACATGGTTCATGGCACTTATCTAGAATCTTGGCCATTAAAATctaaaacaagaaagcaaagaaCATAACATGCTTTTTCTAATGTAAAGAGAATAGAAATGAACCCAAAATGATGTATATGTTAGCTCCTGTCTTTtgagaagcagatgccaagatgGGATTAAACATGCAAGAAATTTATTGGAGAAAATGCCTGTGAAGGAAAAATGGGGAGGAATCCTGAGGGAGCTGGAAGAGTCATCACACTGTGGTGCAAGTCTAACCATTGtgcaggagagaaaaggagataaaTTTGGGCAGGAAATCTATTAGACTGTAGCACAGTTATAAGAAGATTTCAACAGTCCTTGAGCCAAAATGGGCTGTCAGAAGAGCCCTGTGTTTTCCAGAATGGGTTTGTCTTAGCATCTCTGCCACACTGTCATTAGCTGGGAACAGCTCATGAGAAGCATGGCATTTGTGCCAATGTCACAATGGAAGGCAGTAGCTGGGACCTCTGTCAATTATTATCCCTGCAGTTAGACCTCTGAAAGCCTTATTCTCATGATTGCCATAGTGTAGgttttaaataagagaaaaccACAAGAATCGGTAGATAACATAACAATATGTTTGGAAAAGCCAAGAAGATGAACgccaaaacatttattatttaaaagatggTTTAACATTCATCTGTGGGGATGGTGATGTTCTGGAATTAAGATTAAATTGCTTTGCAGGTAAGAACACTATGTGCTATGAGGTGTGGTATAGCAAGGACTCTATTTATTCACAATTGCATAATTCAGGAATAATAATAAACCAACAACCATATATAAGCCTCAAAATCTCATGACACTATATCCAGTTTTTATATGCTATGCTAATaagtagaaaaacagaataaatgtatCTTAATAGATTATATGATCACAGCTTTATAATAGGAGAATATTAAAATTGACTGtatgtcttaaaaagaaaaatgtaaaaaaggtcTGCATATATGCAGTGAAgtagtatttacttatttaataaatcAGTGATTTCAAAGAGTTTGTGCTGAAATGGTAAGATTTTCAAAATCAGTGAAATTTATTGGTATATAGCTCTGTTTCTGGTGTGGTcctgattacacacacacacacacacacacacagaaaaagcagaTGCAAGGaaacaaacataaacacacatgcataacTTTTGAAGGTTGAATTAGGAATAATTTGGTGTTTATCCTTTATGCTTTGTagcttttttcaaaatttttattatgcATAAAATGCAGCCAGAAAATGATTttgtaaaataactttaaaatatacaaaccaTCATAGTAGAAACGTGGTCATCATTGAtgctgtttttcaaatatttctggtCCCCTGCTTCCAAGCACATGGTAGGAATGCTCTTCCTGGTGGCTTCATAGCTAAGGGAGGCCATGTGACTAGACTGAAACAATGAGTTTAGAGGAGAAGCATGATATGTCACTTCAAGGCTGAAGCATTTAATTGCTGATGTAAGACACTCCaaagttctttttcctctctgcatTGATGACCAGAAATGTTGAAAGTGGTGGATGCTTCATCAGCTTGAATATCTGAGAAGCAACCAGGAGCAAAGCCCCTCTGCAAACTTGTGATTGACATTTAGCATTAGCAAAGAATAAACCTTTGTTATTAAAGCACTGAGATATGCCAGTTGTAGTCTTTATAACATAATCTTGTCCTTTGTGACTGCCACAAAATTGGTTACTAGAAAATGGGTACTGCCATAAGAAAAACCTCAAATATGAGGCATTAGCTTCAGGACTCACTGTCAGATGGGAAGAAAACAGTTACAGCAAagcacgcacacaaacacacacacacacctcaaaaaTAACTGTAGACCGTACTTCTgtggtattcttgccaaaaacGAATAACCTCAATAGGATCATAAGAAAACATCAGGGAAACTCAAAATAGGATGTATTTTACCAAATGCCTGATCAGTACACTACACtacaaaactgtcaaggtcatgaaagacaaaaaagagtgaaaaaaaagtcacacatgAGGGGAGGCTAAGGAGATCtaacgtgttttttttttttttttttttttttttgagacggagtctcgctctgtcgcccgggctggagtgcagtggccggatctcagctcactgcaagctccgcctcccgggttcacgccattctcctgcctcagcctcccgagtagctgggactacaggcgccagccacctcgcccggctagttttttgtattttttagtagagacggggtttcaccgtgttagccaggatggtctcgatctcctgacctcgtgatccgcccatctcggcctcccaaagtgctgggattacaggcttgagccaccgcgcccggccaggagatCTAACGATTAACATATATTCTTGGatactggaaaagaagaaaaacattaatgGGAACATTGATGAAATTTGAATTAGCTCTATAATATAGTTAATTTCCTGGTCTTGATAATTATACTATTGTTAAGAAGCAGTCTCAGAACCATTCAGGGAACTCTGAGTAAAGTTTTAGTTTAGTTAAGTGAGCAGAGTATAAATTCCCACAGAGGCAGACCTTCTAAACAGCAGGTGGAAAAAAACTGCATAATTTTCCTGCTTTCACTTTTGCTCTCATTGACACCGAGTGTCACTTGAAATACcaaatgatagttttttttttttttttaatgttttgttagTATTATTGCTGGTATGCATCCCATGAAGTTATAGAGAGTGCCCCAAACTTGGAATTCTAGTTTATAACTCTCTTCTTATGGCCCGTAAATTCTCTTTTGGGACTCTTAAGATCCTTTCCTGAGAGCAGACCTTGGTAGGGGCTTCTTGAGGCTCCCAGACCCCCAGGCAGTTGTCCCTAACTTTGGATCTCAGTGAGCAGGAACTTCAGTCATTATGTTCCATTCTAAATTCTAATCTCATTATGCAAATTACTCTACATTCTCCCAAAAACACAGAGATAATACTCATTTCAAGAAGTATTATCAAAGAAAAGCCACTGTCAGGACACAGGATGTTTCATTACATCCTTTTCCCAAGAAAAGTCTGCAAAGAATGGTGTGGTATAGGCCGgatgtgttggctcatgcctgtaatcccagtactttgggaggctgacgtgggcggatcacctgaggtcaggagttcaagaccaacctggccaacatggtgaaatcccatctctaccaaaaatacaaaaattagccgggcatggtggcacacacctgtggtcccagctactcaggaggctgagacaggagaattgcttgaaaccaggaggcagaggttgccgtgagccgagattgtgccactgcattccagcctgggcggcagagtgagaccccgtctcaaaaaaaaaaaaaaaaaaatatggtgtgGTATAGTTCATCGTGTTGGGGAAAAGGTGATCTTCTGAATTCATTTGCACaaataacacatataaaataaaaatgaacatttttattgaaaagtaATTGAACATCTAGTAACTTAAATTTATATTAAGTAAagcttaaaacaatttttaaaacaatttaaactcATAAAACAGCTGAGAGAACTTTAAGCAATGCATGGATGTCAAATAGGATTTTTCTACCAACTACATCACTTGTTAAGTATAAACAATCTTTATagcaacaatttttaaaactcataaaaCAGCTAAATTTTAAGCAATGCATGGATGTCAAATAGGATTTTTCTACCAACTACATCACTTGTAAGTATAAACAATCTTTAttgcaacaatttttaaaacaaactcatAAAACAGCTAAATTTTAAGCAATGCATGGATGTCAAATAGGATTTTTCTACCAACAGTATCAAATGGCTGTAagtataaacaatttttattgcAACTTATTcttaaaagttaattaaaatatattttttcaaatatgagaGATTTTTATATTCCTAGCTGGCATCTTATAGGAGATGCTTGTCTCAGGAGGACTTCCTGGAATATAATCCTGTGGGAGTTCCCAAGCATAAAACTTCAAGAAAATTTAATGCATAAACAATGTCATGtgattaaatttaatttagttctTACCAGCTTCAGTGTGCTCAAATTAATCAATATTATTAACATatggattcagaaaatgtggaTAATCCCAAGTTATTTGCTCTGAGGAGATGAATTATCTAGTTAGGAATTCATCTACACACTacttcttctgttttccttttctgaggctgtgtgtgtatgtgtatgtgtgtagctGGCCAGGAGCTCTGTGCCATGGTGGCTGTACACAATGCAGGTGATGTTTGTTGGGAAATCACAATTAACCAGATGATGAGGAGTGAATTTCTTGAGCactccattgttttctttctcatcaaTTCTCCTCTGGTCATAAATCTTTACAAATTGATCATGTCCACCCACTGTGAATTGGTAAATATTGGCAGGATTCATAGAGATTGTATACAGTCccactttcttattcttttctctgGTCACCACAACTTTtgaagctgtgtgtgtgtatggctaAGTGTTAGGAATTAATTTACACACtacttatcttttccttttctgagactGTGTGTGTCCAAGTGTCAGTATTCAAAGAATTATGGTTTGCCTTATTTTACCTCTAAAGAATAAACACATTTATGAAATTTTCAAGTCAACTGAAGAacttaatcttcaaaataaattggtaaaagatgaaaaaaagtaaaaaaggaataGTTTTCAGAATGTCTGAAATGAGTAGATACATCTAATAAGGCcattaattttttcaacaaaattatgCAATTTTAGAGGTCAATTATAAGGGAACAGAGAAGAGAGGCATAAGTTGTGTATGCACTCATATAAGGGGTAACAAAAGAGGCataaagaaatagaggaaagGAATGAGAGACAAAGAATgtgtggaaggaagaaaggagagaaggagatggaAGAGATGGTTTTCAGAATATATTGtgaaaaatagaagacaaaaagcaaatctATTAATCTATTGACAACTCTAAATTAGTCAGACTGAATTTTAAAGTCCAGGGTACTCAGGTAACATCTAGCTGGACTGGATATGAGGCCTTCAGGATGGCAAGCACTGCACTCGATCTTGGCCCTCCTCCTCGGATGTATCCGAGGTGCTGGAAGACTCATCCAGCTCTTCATTTGGGAACTCAGCTCCATGACCTCTCCAGCCGGAGTGATGAGCTCTCTGTGACAGGTGACGCATGAAGAACCGAAGCATGTGGTTGTCAAACGGGTCGATATGGTGCAAGTTATCTTCATCTCGTTCCTGCTTGTTCTTCTTAATCACATCTTTTAACCCAGTAAGCTCAGTGGCAGCTTGAGCTGTGGGTGTCCAGATCTTGACATGCTGATCTAGGCCACTGGTCGCCAACACTGGTAGGTAAGGGTGGGGTTCAAGACAGTTTACTATACCTCCTCTGTCCCCCTCCATGAACTGGATGATCTGGCAGGACGATTTCTCCCAGAAGAAGACGTGCCCACAATCACTACCGCTCACAACAAACTCACTCCTGGGGCCATAGAAATTAACACATTTgattgtggcattatttctgtGCCCCTTATATCTCTTAACATATTGAGCACCATCACTGTGAGAGGAGTTGAAGAGGTAAATATCTTCATCATTGTAGCTGGCCAGGAGCTCTGTGCCATCGTGGCTGTACACAATGCAGGTGATGCTTGCTGGGAAATCACAATTAACCAGATGATGAGGAGTGAATTTCTTGAGCactccattgttttctttctcatcaaTTCTCCTCTGGTCATAAATCCTTACAAATTGATCATGTCCACCCACTGCAAATTGGTAAATATTGGCAGGATTCATCGAGATTGTATACAGTCCCACTTTCTTATCCTTTTCTCTTGTTACCACAACTTTTGAAGCTGGCCGGTCTTGTCTGAGGTCAATGGTGAACACAACGGCATCTTCACCTGAAGTGAGGAACTTATAAGGagagtctggctccagagccaaCTCGTGGGCAGGTCCCCTGTGCTTGGCCACACGCTTAGTATTCTCGCAATACGATGCATTAATTAGTTCTGCTACCCGTACCTGTCCATCATGGCCACACATGGCCATGATGGAATCACCACAGTTAGGAAAGAACTTAGCCTGGATGACATTAATATCGTGACCACTCTCAAAGTTCAGTACTGGCTTCTGCCTCACCCAGTCCCACACTATCACCCTTAAGTCATCACCGCTACTGGCCAGCCGGGTGCCACGCTGGTTAAAGTGTACAGTACTGACAGAACCAGCATGGCCTCCAAGAAGACCCTGCAGGCAGAAACGCTGCACAAAGGCTCTTGCCCCACAGGCCTCATATACAAAGCGGGCACTTGAACCCAGCTGCCGCTGGCGAAGAGCAGTAAGGACTTGCCAGCGAGGTCGGGGCAGGGCAGACGTCTCTGACGAAATCCACTCCTCCAGCGCCCGATCCTCCTCTAACAAACACTGCTCATGGTTGGCGCCACCGCATCGTGTACACACCCGAGGctgttcttcttcctcctccccttcctcctcctccatctcttcttcttcctcctccctttctgtctcctcctctccCACTAAGGGGTAATAAAATAAACCTTCACCACTCACGAGGAAATGCTCAAAATCCTCCACACTTTCAAGTTCGACGTCTTCACTTGAACTTTCTGGGTCTGTGTCTTGATTTTCTGTGCTGGCATCGTTCGGGAAACCACCATCCCTGGTATCACCGCCATCTCCGGTCGATGGCTCTGCGGCCGCCATTTCAGTGTCTGAGGAGGCCGCCGTCACCACTGCTGCTCCAGACTGCTCCTCTGGGCTGCTTAACAGGCTTTCAGTCCCTAAGTCTGGTAAGCCATCTGTGCTGCCCTCTTGGTGGGACATCTCGAACGACGTTTGCCGTATCTGATCTGGAACTGGAAAAGTCAACCCCTAAAAGCTCAGGGAAGAGAGCACACCTGCCCTGAGGACGGACGGTCGGAGAAGGCAGTAGGTTAGCGGCAAAGAGACACCAACCCGATTGGCTAAAAGGGGCGACAAACTAATCCACCAAGGCTGACGTCAGTACGGGAGCCGGTGAGGCTCAGAAGGCTTTTTATCTGCTCGCCTCCTCTCAGGGTCCAGACTGCTCTAATTTTTCCAGGCCCAGAGCCACACCCCCACAGGCATCTTACACTGTGAGTAGCTGCGGTTTTTTTGAAGATTGAAACTTGCCACACGTTGGAAAATGCTCTTATTAGAAAGGTCACGCAGTGAATGCAAAGAACTCTGATATTCTTAGTCTTGCCACCAGACGGCAATATTTTGGCATGACAGAGAGGTCTCTACTATAGGTGTATCTTAAGTTAGACATAGGCTCTGAGACGAGGATGTATGTTTgattaatttaagaaaatgatcTAAGGGAACACAGTGGATGCAAGGAAGAGTGAAATCTCAGGTGAACATCCCTCAGAGGACAGCTTCAGCACGATCCTCCTGGGGAACTCTGGAGAGTAAATTACATCTGAGTTATCCTTACACCAGGCAAGGGAGTGAACTTTCATACTCCTACACTGTTCAGTCATTGGTTAAAGGCCACACTGGGAGGGATGAGCATATCAACTCCCAGATGTCCCAGATGCTTTACAATCTCTTCATCTGTGGGCAAAAGCCCTTTCAGCAGCTTGAGGGCTAAAGAGCTGTACATTAGTACTGATGCttggaagggaaagggaagtagATGGTACAAAAAGAGATTTGAAAGGATCTTGCAGAAGCATGAACATTAACAGCCACAAAGTAGCTAATACAACCACTATTAGAAAGGGCTTTGTTACTACTGTGTATGATGATGAAAGTACaacttaaataaaactttaaaaagtgtataGAAGTCTAATTTGGAAGGTGAAACTAAAACTAAAGTCATGGTAAGCAAATGCCATTCACTCCCCATATCTTGTTAAACGATGGTTCAAATCCCACAGTTGCCATACCCCTCTTCATGCCAGTTGAAGGAATAATCTGGGGAACAATGGTGAAGTGCAAAGACTGACagtcttaaataataagactcgAAAGTCTAAAAGAATCCTTGACCCAAGGTCTACGGACGAATGATGTGTTAGCAGACgtgaaaacattaatctccttgtgcTTTATCAgaactcttgggtgaccaggACCAATGTTAATGATcagtaacattttgaaaggaatattcTTTTCTGAACAGTAGAACTCAACAGGGGATTAAAAATactcagtaaaccatgctgtaaacagatgttctgtcaaccaggctttgttttccttttttttttttttttttttgagatggagtttcactcttgttgcccaggctggagtacaatggcgcgatttcagctcaccaccacctctgcctcccgggttcaagcgattctcctgcctcagcctcctgagtagttgggactacaggcatgtgccaccacacccaactaattttgtatttttagtagagacagggtttctccatgttggtcaggctggtctcaaactcccaaactcaggtgatgatcacgcccccctcagcctcccaaagtgctgggattacagcatgagccaccacacctggcctgttgttCCTTTTTTAGAGCATAAAGTAGCTTTAGCATggttcttaagggccctaggattttccaGATGGTAAGTGACCATTGGCTTCAAGTTAAAGTTACTGACTGCATTAACCCCCACCAAGAGAGCCAGCCTGGCCTTTGAAGCTGTGAAGCCAGGCATTAATTTCTTGTCTCCAGTTATGGAAGTCCTGCATGGCATCTAcctccaatagaaggctgtttgtTCTACAGTGAAAATcagttgtttagtgtagccaccttcatcaattagaTACACTTTGTATGAGAGAACTGAGGTGATCCAAATATTCAGTGATCATTAAGTGGGATGATTTGTCAAGTACTACTGGTTCTTCAGTTATTAGTGCTATTTGACAAATAGTTCTGGTTTTTCTCTCATTGATGTATGTGATAGGCCTGTACTTCCAGGTCTTTATATGGTTGGATGGGACTGTGTGACCAGATTTACCTGCTCCCTTGTGAGAGGAAGTGCTGTTTGTTATTACTGGGCTGGCTTGTTTCATTGCTAATGTGTGGCCATCCATACATCTCTTTCCCCAGTTTGCTCATGACCTGCAATGTTCCAGATGTCAGCTAGTCT
This portion of the Macaca thibetana thibetana isolate TM-01 chromosome X, ASM2454274v1, whole genome shotgun sequence genome encodes:
- the DCAF8L1 gene encoding DDB1- and CUL4-associated factor 8-like protein 1, whose amino-acid sequence is MSHQEGSTDGLPDLGTESLLSSPEEQSGAAVVTAASSDTEMAAAEPSTGDGGDTRDGGFPNDASTENQDTDPESSSEDVELESVEDFEHFLVSGEGLFYYPLVGEEETEREEEEEEMEEEEGEEEEEQPRVCTRCGGANHEQCLLEEDRALEEWISSETSALPRPRWQVLTALRQRQLGSSARFVYEACGARAFVQRFCLQGLLGGHAGSVSTVHFNQRGTRLASSGDDLRVIVWDWVRQKPVLNFESGHDINVIQAKFFPNCGDSIMAMCGHDGQVRVAELINASYCENTKRVAKHRGPAHELALEPDSPYKFLTSGEDAVVFTIDLRQDRPASKVVVTREKDKKVGLYTISMNPANIYQFAVGGHDQFVRIYDQRRIDEKENNGVLKKFTPHHLVNCDFPASITCIVYSHDGTELLASYNDEDIYLFNSSHSDGAQYVKRYKGHRNNATIKCVNFYGPRSEFVVSGSDCGHVFFWEKSSCQIIQFMEGDRGGIVNCLEPHPYLPVLATSGLDQHVKIWTPTAQAATELTGLKDVIKKNKQERDEDNLHHIDPFDNHMLRFFMRHLSQRAHHSGWRGHGAEFPNEELDESSSTSDTSEEEGQDRVQCLPS